Genomic window (Candidatus Methanoperedens sp.):
AAAGCAGCAGGTGATAACTCAATTGCCATCGGTTTTAACCTTGGCTCACTCACACATCGCAGGGGGGAGGCGCGCGTGCGTGAATTGATGCTCATGAGGACAAACCTCCGCCATGCACGGAAGTATCACCTTTCCATGGTTCTCACATGCAGTGCCCATTCCATTTACGACCTTCGCTCACCGAGAGAGAAGGCTGCGCTTGCTGGCTTGTTCGGGATGACACAAAAAGAAGCAGTCATGGCTATGAGCGCAACCCCTCGTGGGATTCTGAGGAGAAAATCTTCTGATTATATACAGGAGGGAATTGAAATAGTATGAAAACCCTCCCAACCCTGCGCGATAAGAAACGGTACATTGCCTTTGAGGCTGCATGCGAGCACACAATAACCAGGCAGGAATTAATTAGCGAAATTTTAAACTCAACATGCTCATTATACGGCGATGCTGGATGCAGCGAGATCAATCCCATGCTTATGTCTTTTGATGGGAGATATGGAATTGTTCGATGCACCCGGGAAAAAACCACTCAAGTGAGGGCATCGCTTGCCTGCATAAATAATACTAAAAGTATACGAGTTTCCATTCTGGTGCTGGGGATATCCGGAACCATCAAAGGAGCGATGGAAAAGTTTATACAAAAGACACTCATTAAAGAGTTAGAACCGAAGAAAGAATAAAAAAAGAAACAATT
Coding sequences:
- a CDS encoding ribonuclease P, with the translated sequence MKTLPTLRDKKRYIAFEAACEHTITRQELISEILNSTCSLYGDAGCSEINPMLMSFDGRYGIVRCTREKTTQVRASLACINNTKSIRVSILVLGISGTIKGAMEKFIQKTLIKELEPKKE